From Paucibacter aquatile, the proteins below share one genomic window:
- the murD gene encoding UDP-N-acetylmuramoyl-L-alanine--D-glutamate ligase, protein MKHLQGLRVLILGLGDSGLAMAAWVARHGAERIAVWDSRPQPPQAAALAEQVPAARFFSGELSADELIGVQLVLKSPGLSPLDARLQPLLNQARQTGVPVQGELDLFARALADLKSERGYAPAVLAITGTNGKTTTTCMTALLAERAGKRVAVAGNIGPSMLTTLGTALDLEPAPVLPEEVPQELAAEAEVPNPVADEAVASEASPQAAPEAATEAEAAPAELAVEPAAESEAAEPAPAEAVPATASAEAAEALSTLDMVEALLDEAPLPIKPPPPKGPVFEHLPEVWVLELSSFQLDGVQGFEPTAGAVLNLTQDHLDWHGDMAAYTRAKAFVFGQNGLMVINRDDPLVEGLVPAAVMVKQGRGRAAKSVQRAVTRFGLDAPDRPGDFGLVEEGGMAWLVRAREQDETLKRKKGEDEEEITLQRLMPADALRVRGRHNAANALAALALASAAGCALAPMLHGLREYRGEPHRVEHVASIEGVDFYDDSKGTNVGATVAAITGLGADRAPAKLVLILGGDGKGQDFSPLAAGVARHARAVALIGRDGPQLAAALADCGVPMQSHESLEAATAWCQAQAQSGDSVLLSPACASLDMFRNYAHRAEVFVAAVQQLAEDRGLSL, encoded by the coding sequence ATGAAGCATCTTCAAGGCCTGCGCGTGCTGATCCTGGGTCTCGGTGACTCAGGCCTGGCCATGGCCGCCTGGGTGGCGCGCCATGGTGCGGAGCGCATTGCGGTGTGGGACTCGCGCCCGCAGCCGCCGCAGGCGGCGGCCCTGGCCGAGCAGGTGCCGGCCGCCCGTTTCTTCAGCGGTGAGCTGTCGGCCGACGAGCTGATCGGCGTGCAGCTGGTGCTCAAGAGCCCGGGCCTGTCGCCCCTGGATGCCCGCCTGCAGCCGCTGCTGAACCAGGCGCGCCAGACCGGCGTGCCGGTGCAGGGCGAGCTGGACCTGTTCGCCCGCGCCCTGGCCGATCTCAAGTCCGAGCGCGGCTATGCGCCCGCCGTGCTGGCCATCACCGGCACCAATGGCAAGACCACGACCACCTGCATGACGGCTTTGCTGGCCGAACGTGCGGGCAAGCGCGTGGCCGTGGCCGGCAATATCGGCCCCAGCATGCTGACGACCCTGGGCACGGCCCTGGATCTGGAGCCGGCGCCGGTGCTGCCGGAAGAGGTTCCGCAGGAGCTTGCTGCTGAAGCCGAAGTGCCGAATCCGGTGGCCGATGAAGCTGTGGCATCTGAAGCTTCACCTCAAGCCGCACCCGAAGCTGCGACAGAAGCAGAGGCAGCCCCGGCCGAGCTGGCTGTCGAGCCCGCTGCAGAGTCTGAAGCAGCTGAACCCGCGCCGGCCGAGGCCGTGCCCGCGACCGCGAGTGCAGAAGCCGCCGAGGCGCTCAGCACCCTGGACATGGTCGAAGCCCTGCTCGACGAGGCGCCCCTGCCCATCAAGCCGCCGCCCCCCAAGGGCCCGGTCTTCGAGCACCTGCCCGAGGTCTGGGTGCTAGAGCTGTCCAGCTTCCAGCTCGATGGCGTGCAGGGCTTCGAGCCCACGGCCGGCGCGGTGCTCAATCTCACGCAAGACCATCTCGACTGGCATGGCGATATGGCCGCCTACACCCGGGCCAAGGCCTTCGTCTTCGGCCAGAACGGGCTGATGGTCATCAACCGCGACGACCCGCTGGTCGAAGGCTTGGTGCCGGCCGCCGTGATGGTCAAGCAAGGCCGCGGCCGCGCTGCCAAATCGGTGCAGCGCGCCGTGACCCGCTTCGGCCTGGATGCGCCGGACCGCCCGGGCGACTTCGGCCTGGTGGAAGAGGGCGGCATGGCCTGGCTGGTGCGTGCCCGCGAACAAGACGAAACCCTGAAACGTAAAAAGGGCGAGGACGAGGAAGAAATCACCCTGCAGCGCCTGATGCCCGCTGACGCCCTGCGCGTGCGCGGCCGCCATAACGCTGCCAATGCACTGGCCGCCCTGGCCCTGGCCAGCGCCGCCGGCTGCGCGCTGGCGCCCATGTTGCACGGCTTGCGCGAGTACCGCGGCGAACCGCACCGCGTCGAGCATGTGGCCTCCATCGAAGGCGTTGATTTCTACGACGATTCCAAGGGCACCAATGTCGGCGCAACCGTGGCCGCCATCACCGGCCTGGGCGCCGACCGTGCGCCGGCCAAGCTGGTCTTGATCCTCGGCGGCGACGGCAAGGGCCAGGACTTCAGCCCCCTGGCCGCCGGCGTGGCTCGCCATGCACGCGCCGTGGCCTTGATCGGACGCGACGGCCCGCAGCTCGCTGCCGCCCTGGCCGATTGCGGCGTGCCCATGCAGTCGCATGAGAGCCTGGAGGCCGCCACGGCCTGGTGCCAGGCGCAAGCGCAAAGTGGCGACAGCGTGCTGCTGAGCCCGGCCTGCGCCAGCCTGGACATGTTCCGCAACTACGCTCACCGCGCCGAGGTCTTTGTGGCCGCCGTGCAGCAGTTGGCCGAAGACCGGGGCTTGAGCCTGTGA